Proteins from a single region of Paenibacillus sp. BIHB 4019:
- a CDS encoding YfiT family bacillithiol transferase: protein MDDLRFPIGLFEHEGDITQRQLDGWLADIESVPARLRAAVSDLSEEQLDTPYRPDGWTVRQVVHHLADSHMNAYTRFKLALTEETPTIRPYYEERWAELSDGRTGAIELSLALLDALHSRWLLLLRSLSREQLKRAFIHPESGNTIQLDWNAGNYAWHGNHHIAHITRLRERMGWSME, encoded by the coding sequence ATGGATGATTTGCGCTTTCCCATCGGATTGTTTGAGCATGAAGGCGACATTACGCAGCGTCAACTGGATGGATGGCTTGCCGATATTGAATCGGTCCCGGCACGGCTGCGAGCAGCTGTATCCGATTTAAGCGAGGAACAGCTCGATACCCCTTATCGCCCGGATGGGTGGACGGTGAGACAGGTAGTGCATCATTTGGCGGACAGCCATATGAATGCATATACGCGATTTAAGCTGGCGCTAACAGAAGAAACGCCGACTATTCGTCCATATTATGAGGAAAGATGGGCAGAGCTAAGTGACGGGCGCACAGGTGCTATTGAGTTGTCTTTAGCGCTTCTCGATGCGCTGCACAGCAGGTGGCTGCTGCTGCTTCGCTCGCTAAGCCGCGAGCAGCTAAAGCGAGCTTTTATTCATCCCGAATCTGGAAATACGATTCAGCTCGATTGGAATGCGGGCAATTATGCTTGGCATGGCAATCATCATATCGCCCATATTACCCGGCTGCGTGAGCGCATGGGCTGGAGCATGGAGTAG
- a CDS encoding ABC transporter substrate-binding protein, which yields MLVVTGCGNAAETKNETQTNGGTASAPAGADKTTLTIANSTDIESFDTHNNNNTMSEAVLVNVFDYLLKNDDEQNKVPVLATSWEQVNDTTWRLKLREGVKFHNGDPFTAADVKFSLERVAKDTTLKQNTYYKHIKEVNVIDDYTVDIITETPDPIMLNRLSRMGAGILPSKYIEENGMEAFLKAPVGTGPYKFSKWTKDDRIELVKNADYFGGTPKWENVVFRSIPEASTRVSELLTGGVDIAAGVPATDIARIDGVDGLSVEQAKIQRVLHIIMRMTEGSITADPKVREAIDLAIDNQVIIDSIAGGAGIPTRTSVTPGNFGSDPSLYDTFEYDQERARALLKEAGYENGAKVSFSASVQYKEVAEVVAAMLTDVGFEVNLEILEASSFSEKLNSKKFNELFLLGVGNSLFDASNNYNRFKKENAAGETDYNNPEVEELLQSALQNMNLADREKQYQKVQQQFTVDRPTIYLYQMKGIYGVGAGISYTPRLDEMYYAEDITLK from the coding sequence ATGCTGGTTGTTACAGGATGCGGCAATGCCGCAGAGACGAAAAATGAGACGCAAACGAATGGCGGGACGGCTAGCGCTCCAGCTGGCGCAGACAAAACGACTTTAACGATCGCTAACTCGACGGATATCGAAAGCTTCGATACCCACAACAACAACAATACGATGAGCGAAGCGGTACTCGTCAATGTGTTTGATTATTTGCTGAAAAATGACGACGAGCAAAACAAAGTGCCCGTGCTTGCCACTTCGTGGGAACAGGTCAATGATACAACATGGAGATTGAAGCTGCGCGAAGGCGTCAAGTTCCACAACGGCGACCCATTCACAGCGGCGGATGTAAAGTTCTCGCTTGAGCGTGTCGCAAAGGATACCACATTGAAGCAAAATACGTATTACAAGCATATTAAAGAAGTCAATGTTATTGATGATTATACGGTTGATATTATTACTGAAACGCCAGATCCGATTATGCTTAATCGTTTGTCCCGTATGGGCGCAGGCATTTTGCCTTCCAAATATATTGAGGAGAACGGCATGGAAGCTTTCTTGAAAGCTCCGGTAGGCACAGGCCCTTATAAATTTTCCAAATGGACGAAAGATGACCGCATTGAGCTGGTGAAAAATGCCGATTATTTCGGTGGAACGCCGAAATGGGAAAATGTTGTTTTCCGCTCCATTCCTGAAGCGTCCACTCGTGTATCCGAGCTGCTGACAGGCGGCGTTGATATTGCTGCTGGCGTTCCGGCAACGGACATTGCCCGTATTGACGGCGTCGATGGCCTGAGTGTAGAACAAGCGAAAATTCAGCGTGTGCTTCATATCATTATGCGCATGACGGAAGGTTCGATTACGGCTGATCCGAAGGTTCGCGAGGCGATTGATCTTGCGATCGACAATCAGGTTATTATCGACAGCATCGCTGGCGGCGCAGGCATTCCGACTAGAACGTCGGTTACGCCGGGCAACTTCGGTTCAGATCCGAGCTTGTATGATACGTTTGAGTACGACCAAGAGCGTGCAAGAGCTTTATTGAAAGAAGCTGGTTATGAAAATGGCGCGAAAGTATCGTTCTCAGCTTCCGTTCAATACAAAGAGGTGGCCGAGGTCGTAGCAGCAATGCTTACGGATGTAGGCTTTGAAGTTAATTTGGAAATTTTGGAAGCCAGCAGCTTCAGCGAGAAGCTGAACTCGAAGAAATTCAACGAGCTGTTCCTGCTGGGCGTAGGAAATTCCTTGTTTGATGCCTCGAACAATTACAATCGCTTCAAGAAAGAAAATGCGGCTGGCGAGACGGATTATAACAATCCAGAAGTAGAAGAGCTGCTGCAATCGGCGCTGCAAAACATGAATTTAGCAGACCGCGAGAAGCAATACCAGAAGGTTCAACAGCAATTTACAGTTGACCGTCCTACTATTTATTTGTATCAAATGAAAGGCATTTACGGCGTCGGAGCAGGCATCAGCTATACGCCAAGGCTCGATGAAATGTATTATGCGGAAGACATTACGCTAAAATAG
- a CDS encoding DUF1572 family protein, translating to MNLQLVYLDSIKSQFHYYKKLAEKAMNQLEPEQLFVQPKEDVNSIGTIVKHMCGNILSRWTDFLTADGEKDWRDRDAEFENDWANKEELLASWDEAWACFFQAIDSLQPEQLSQIVYIRNEGHTVLEAINRQLAHYPYHIGQIVYAAKGLKEHEWNSLSVPKNGSKQYNAGKFAKEKAIKHFTDEELKRLDGDREGERI from the coding sequence ATGAATTTACAACTTGTTTATTTGGATAGCATTAAATCACAGTTCCACTATTACAAAAAGCTTGCTGAAAAAGCGATGAATCAGCTTGAGCCGGAGCAACTGTTTGTGCAGCCTAAAGAGGATGTAAACAGCATTGGCACGATCGTCAAGCATATGTGCGGCAACATTTTGTCCAGATGGACGGATTTTCTGACAGCAGACGGCGAGAAGGATTGGCGGGATCGCGATGCCGAGTTTGAAAATGACTGGGCGAATAAGGAAGAGCTGCTCGCAAGCTGGGACGAAGCATGGGCTTGTTTTTTTCAGGCGATAGATTCGCTCCAGCCGGAGCAGCTTAGCCAAATTGTTTATATTCGCAACGAGGGGCATACCGTTCTGGAGGCGATCAACCGTCAGCTGGCGCATTACCCCTATCATATTGGGCAAATCGTTTACGCTGCAAAAGGATTGAAGGAACACGAGTGGAACAGCTTGTCCGTGCCAAAAAATGGATCAAAGCAATACAATGCAGGGAAATTTGCCAAAGAGAAAGCGATTAAGCATTTTACCGATGAGGAACTAAAACGGTTGGATGGAGATAGAGAAGGGGAACGTATTTGA
- a CDS encoding amidohydrolase, translating into MKLNELLALANQQKEQLVAWRRDLHQYPETGFEEVRTSGIVAEHLRQLGLEVQTNIGKTGVVALLRGEKPGPTIALRADMDALPIEDLKSVPYKSKIPGKAHLCGHDAHTSMLMGAAQLLAGLGKPASGNIKFVFQPAEEGLAGAKAMMDDGVLQNPAVDVMAGLHVFPALPTGSISVTKGVAFASADSIKIKVIGKGGHAARPHEGVDAITVAAQVISALQHVASRLVDPLEPVVVTIGKINGGYMGAAIAPEVEMVGTVRTLTPAVRDRMPQLLEDIIRGVTSSFGADYELNYQMGYPVVQNDEAMVDFLTTTSEQVLGGKKWIYVKPSMGGEDFAFYSEAVPSVFFRLGVGSGEAYTSYPLHHPQFDLDEAALPYGAAMLSALALNYLADPQL; encoded by the coding sequence TTGAAATTAAATGAGCTTCTTGCTCTTGCAAATCAGCAGAAGGAACAACTAGTAGCATGGCGCAGAGATCTCCATCAATACCCTGAAACTGGATTTGAGGAAGTAAGAACTTCGGGAATCGTCGCCGAGCATTTGCGGCAGCTAGGCTTGGAGGTTCAGACGAATATTGGGAAAACAGGCGTTGTCGCACTGCTTCGCGGCGAAAAGCCTGGTCCCACCATCGCGCTTCGGGCAGATATGGATGCCTTGCCGATCGAGGATTTGAAGAGCGTTCCTTATAAATCGAAAATACCGGGAAAAGCACATTTATGCGGCCATGATGCTCATACGAGCATGCTTATGGGCGCAGCCCAGCTGCTAGCAGGTTTAGGGAAGCCGGCAAGCGGAAATATCAAATTTGTATTTCAGCCTGCCGAAGAAGGGCTTGCTGGAGCGAAAGCGATGATGGACGACGGTGTGCTTCAAAATCCCGCTGTGGACGTAATGGCAGGGCTTCATGTCTTTCCTGCGCTGCCGACAGGCTCCATTTCAGTAACGAAGGGAGTTGCCTTCGCTTCAGCGGACAGCATAAAGATCAAGGTGATCGGCAAAGGCGGCCACGCTGCCCGTCCTCATGAGGGAGTAGACGCGATTACGGTAGCGGCACAGGTGATATCAGCCTTGCAGCATGTAGCGAGCCGTCTGGTTGATCCGCTTGAGCCGGTGGTCGTGACCATTGGCAAAATCAACGGAGGCTACATGGGAGCAGCGATTGCACCTGAAGTGGAGATGGTCGGCACAGTCAGGACACTGACACCGGCAGTACGCGATCGGATGCCGCAGCTGCTAGAGGACATCATTCGCGGCGTGACCTCATCCTTTGGCGCGGATTACGAATTGAACTACCAGATGGGCTATCCAGTTGTGCAAAACGATGAAGCGATGGTTGATTTTCTTACCACGACAAGCGAGCAGGTACTCGGCGGGAAAAAATGGATTTATGTAAAGCCGTCGATGGGCGGCGAGGACTTTGCTTTTTATTCAGAAGCTGTGCCAAGCGTGTTTTTCCGCTTGGGGGTTGGAAGCGGAGAGGCCTATACATCCTACCCGCTGCATCATCCCCAATTTGATTTGGATGAAGCTGCTCTCCCTTACGGAGCTGCAATGCTGTCGGCCCTTGCACTTAACTATTTGGCTGATCCGCAATTGTGA
- a CDS encoding ABC transporter permease yields the protein MGKYLIKSLLQMVPVLFLISAIVFVLVHVTGDPVNLMLPETATAEDRAVLSEALGLDRPLYVQFGLFLFNAIQGDFGHSFHYGQSALPLVLERLPASFQLAGAGMLIATLIAIPLGIISALKRNTYLDLFISGLSALGKGMPNFWTGIMLILLFSVILGIFPVSGKGGPEHLVLPAITLGAGIAAQMTRLIRASMLEILNQEYIRTARSKGLLETIVIFKHALRNGLIPVVTIMGLQFTSLIGGTLVTETVFSWPGLGQLLVSAVNTHDMSIVQAAVFVIAIIVLVVNLLTDIVYRYLDPRIKYS from the coding sequence GTGGGCAAATACTTGATCAAATCTTTGCTGCAAATGGTGCCGGTTCTATTTCTCATATCCGCCATCGTTTTTGTGCTTGTGCATGTGACGGGTGACCCGGTCAATCTGATGCTGCCGGAAACGGCAACAGCGGAGGATCGGGCCGTTCTGTCTGAGGCGCTGGGGCTGGACCGCCCTCTATATGTTCAATTCGGCCTATTTCTCTTTAATGCGATCCAGGGAGATTTCGGACATTCCTTCCATTACGGACAATCAGCTTTGCCGCTTGTGCTGGAAAGGCTGCCTGCAAGTTTCCAGCTTGCTGGAGCGGGAATGCTGATTGCAACGCTGATTGCGATTCCACTGGGCATTATTTCGGCGCTGAAGCGCAACACTTATTTGGATCTATTCATTTCAGGCTTGTCTGCGCTTGGCAAAGGGATGCCGAATTTCTGGACAGGCATTATGCTGATTTTATTGTTTTCGGTCATATTGGGCATTTTCCCCGTTTCCGGCAAGGGCGGGCCGGAGCATCTTGTCCTTCCGGCCATCACGCTTGGAGCCGGAATTGCGGCGCAAATGACGAGGCTCATTCGAGCAAGCATGCTGGAGATTTTAAACCAGGAGTACATTCGTACGGCGAGAAGCAAGGGACTGCTGGAGACGATCGTTATTTTCAAGCATGCGCTGCGCAATGGACTTATTCCCGTCGTTACGATCATGGGCCTGCAATTTACAAGCCTGATCGGCGGGACGCTCGTAACCGAGACCGTGTTCTCATGGCCGGGGCTTGGACAACTGCTCGTGTCGGCCGTCAATACGCATGATATGTCGATTGTACAGGCTGCCGTATTCGTCATTGCCATCATCGTATTGGTTGTAAATTTATTAACGGATATTGTATACCGGTATCTGGACCCACGCATTAAATACAGTTAA
- the sdaAB gene encoding L-serine ammonia-lyase, iron-sulfur-dependent subunit beta — translation MRFKNVFSIIGPAMVGPSSSHTAGAVRIGRVARQLLGTVPNKAAIKLYGSFAETYQGHGTDLALAAGLLDYDTDDARIRHSLKDAWSSGVEINFSLGVGHVPHPNTARVELWAGDRYAEIVGASIGGGNIMIHQMNGFDVQCTGEFPTLVLLHGDFPGVLSGITHVLCEDGINIGYMDVDRKARNGEAMTVIEADTKITAAMQLKIQQLPHMIKSSVIDLTLRS, via the coding sequence ATGCGTTTTAAAAATGTATTTTCTATAATCGGGCCTGCCATGGTCGGTCCCTCCAGCTCGCATACAGCAGGCGCCGTCCGCATTGGCCGCGTAGCGAGGCAATTGCTCGGTACGGTTCCGAACAAAGCTGCGATTAAACTGTACGGCTCTTTTGCCGAAACCTACCAAGGACATGGCACCGATCTCGCACTCGCTGCAGGCTTGCTTGATTATGATACAGATGATGCCCGAATTCGCCATTCGCTTAAAGATGCTTGGTCATCTGGCGTGGAAATCAACTTCAGCCTGGGGGTCGGGCATGTTCCGCATCCGAATACAGCGAGAGTCGAGCTGTGGGCAGGAGATCGATATGCTGAAATTGTCGGTGCTTCTATCGGCGGGGGAAATATTATGATTCATCAGATGAACGGATTTGATGTCCAGTGTACGGGAGAGTTTCCGACGCTTGTGCTTCTTCATGGCGATTTTCCCGGCGTACTGTCCGGCATTACACATGTGCTCTGCGAGGATGGCATCAATATAGGTTACATGGATGTGGATCGAAAAGCGAGGAATGGCGAAGCGATGACCGTTATTGAAGCCGATACGAAAATAACAGCTGCGATGCAGCTCAAAATCCAGCAACTTCCCCATATGATCAAAAGCTCTGTCATTGATCTCACCTTAAGGAGCTGA
- a CDS encoding GNAT family N-acetyltransferase: MTIKIIKCTIEDLRLLQEVSMETFIDTFSNQNSPENMQAYLEKAFNFNQLEKELCNSSSEFFFIYSNEQIAGYLKLNTDGAQTESMGDDSLEIERIYIRKKLHKQGLGKLLINKAMHLAIERNKGSIWLGVWEKNEGAIAFYKKIGFVQTGAHSFYMGDEEQIDLIMTKSLLPYLPERKFN, encoded by the coding sequence ATGACTATAAAAATAATAAAGTGCACCATTGAAGATTTAAGATTGCTTCAGGAAGTGAGTATGGAAACATTTATTGACACATTTAGCAATCAAAATTCGCCTGAAAATATGCAAGCTTACTTGGAAAAAGCATTTAACTTTAACCAATTAGAAAAGGAATTATGTAATAGCTCTTCGGAATTCTTTTTTATATATTCTAATGAGCAAATTGCCGGGTATTTAAAGCTGAACACGGATGGTGCTCAAACTGAATCAATGGGCGACGATTCGCTTGAAATCGAGAGAATTTATATAAGGAAAAAACTTCATAAGCAGGGGCTTGGTAAGCTTCTGATAAACAAAGCTATGCATTTAGCGATTGAACGGAACAAAGGGAGCATCTGGCTAGGCGTTTGGGAAAAAAATGAGGGCGCAATTGCCTTTTATAAAAAAATCGGCTTTGTTCAAACAGGGGCCCACTCCTTCTATATGGGAGATGAAGAACAAATAGATTTAATAATGACCAAATCACTGCTCCCATATTTGCCTGAACGGAAATTCAACTGA
- a CDS encoding ABC transporter ATP-binding protein: MPTPLLEVKHLQTSFKTDKGVIPSVNGVSFSVEAGETLAIVGESGCGKSVTSLSIMGLIASPGTIMGGEITFQGRDLVKLSRKELRKLRGNEMSMIFQEPMTSLNPVFTIGNQLAEVFRVHQGTSKAEAKQKSIDMLQRVGIANASKLVRQFPHQLSGGMRQRVMIAMALACEPKLLIADEPTTALDVTIQAQILDLISKLSKEQQTGVILITHDLGIVAEMADRVVVMYAGEVVEEASVIDLFAAPKHPYTVGLLGSLPRMDEQREQLASIPGMVPNLLDMPSGCPFHPRCSYAGSECMVIKPELERVGNGHYARCLKSEEVS; this comes from the coding sequence ATGCCGACACCTTTGCTGGAAGTTAAACATTTGCAAACGAGCTTTAAAACGGACAAGGGCGTTATCCCTTCAGTGAACGGCGTTTCCTTCTCCGTCGAAGCGGGGGAAACGCTTGCCATAGTAGGGGAATCAGGCTGTGGAAAAAGCGTCACGTCGCTTTCCATTATGGGTCTTATCGCATCTCCAGGTACTATAATGGGAGGGGAGATTACATTCCAAGGGCGCGATCTGGTAAAGCTCTCTCGCAAGGAGCTGCGGAAGCTTCGCGGCAACGAAATGTCGATGATTTTTCAAGAGCCGATGACATCGCTTAATCCTGTGTTTACGATTGGCAATCAGCTGGCGGAAGTATTCCGCGTCCATCAAGGCACAAGCAAAGCGGAGGCCAAGCAGAAAAGTATAGATATGCTGCAGCGTGTAGGCATAGCTAATGCTTCCAAGCTGGTTCGCCAATTTCCCCATCAGCTGTCAGGAGGGATGCGGCAGCGGGTTATGATAGCGATGGCGCTTGCCTGTGAGCCGAAGCTGCTTATTGCTGATGAGCCGACAACGGCGCTGGATGTGACAATTCAGGCGCAAATTTTAGATTTAATTTCAAAGCTCAGCAAGGAGCAGCAGACGGGCGTTATTTTAATTACGCATGATTTAGGCATTGTAGCGGAAATGGCGGATCGAGTCGTCGTTATGTATGCAGGGGAAGTTGTCGAAGAGGCATCGGTCATTGATCTGTTCGCTGCTCCGAAGCATCCCTATACAGTCGGTCTGCTCGGTTCATTGCCGAGAATGGATGAGCAGAGGGAGCAGCTAGCGTCAATACCCGGCATGGTGCCTAATTTGCTGGACATGCCAAGCGGTTGCCCTTTCCACCCTCGCTGCTCTTATGCAGGCAGCGAATGCATGGTCATTAAACCGGAGCTTGAGCGAGTTGGCAATGGTCATTATGCGAGATGCCTGAAAAGCGAGGAGGTGTCATGA
- a CDS encoding phosphatase PAP2 family protein — protein MVVFSYSKLNLLAFVSFVLFIFIGLTVQTEFVKIVDQGVIHTIQLLEAPAWTSIMKFLSFIGSGSMVALLSVPITLFLLFAWKSRRETIVFLTAVIGSALLNIGLKLLFHRERPSLHAIIVEAGYSFPSGHSMSAFTFYGIVTYLCWRHIPLEQARIWLLAFSSIMIASIGISRIYLGVHYPSDVVGAYLISLVWLIVVIQCARYFTRVKAS, from the coding sequence GTGGTTGTTTTTTCTTACTCAAAGCTGAATTTACTTGCATTTGTAAGCTTCGTTCTATTTATTTTTATCGGGCTAACCGTGCAAACCGAATTTGTGAAAATCGTGGATCAAGGGGTGATCCATACTATTCAATTGCTCGAGGCACCGGCATGGACAAGCATTATGAAATTTCTTTCTTTCATTGGGTCAGGCAGTATGGTTGCCCTTCTCTCGGTTCCCATTACGCTGTTTCTGCTGTTTGCATGGAAAAGCCGCAGGGAGACGATCGTGTTTTTAACAGCTGTAATTGGCTCCGCATTGTTAAACATTGGACTGAAGCTGTTGTTTCATCGCGAAAGACCAAGTCTGCATGCGATTATTGTTGAAGCTGGCTACAGCTTTCCGAGCGGTCATTCCATGAGTGCGTTTACCTTTTATGGAATCGTTACATACTTATGCTGGCGTCATATTCCGTTAGAGCAGGCGAGGATATGGCTGCTCGCCTTCAGCTCGATTATGATTGCCAGCATAGGGATCAGCCGAATTTATTTAGGCGTGCATTATCCGAGTGATGTTGTAGGTGCTTATTTGATTAGCTTGGTTTGGCTCATTGTCGTCATTCAGTGCGCGCGATACTTCACTCGTGTAAAGGCTTCTTAA
- a CDS encoding ABC transporter permease yields MSLLSKTQADGLRGKRPEETESRWRQGIKSLLKSKTGTLGILIVLAVCIIAIGAPLFATHEPAKISPAQRLLPPMWLEGGTHEHFLGTDNLGRDIWSRIVYGSQVSLIVGIGAVMLSGAIGALLGLLAGFYGKWVNAIIMRVADAFIAIPAILFMLVVLAVLGPGLGTLIFVIGVTNWVSYARVVRGEVLSVKERDFVKAARALGARNGRIIFTHILPNVLSSFIIISTMSVATTIIMEASLSFLGLGIKPPAVSWGGMLSDGRQYLATSWWVATFPGLAITITVLGVIFFGDWLRDMLDPRMKSKE; encoded by the coding sequence ATGTCGTTATTATCCAAAACGCAAGCGGATGGCTTGCGGGGCAAGCGGCCCGAGGAAACGGAAAGCCGGTGGCGGCAAGGCATAAAGTCGCTTTTGAAAAGCAAGACCGGTACGCTCGGCATTCTGATCGTACTCGCCGTGTGCATCATTGCCATTGGCGCGCCGTTGTTTGCCACCCATGAGCCAGCGAAGATCAGCCCGGCGCAGCGGCTGCTTCCGCCGATGTGGCTGGAGGGCGGCACGCATGAGCATTTTCTGGGGACGGATAATTTGGGCAGAGATATTTGGAGCCGAATTGTTTATGGCTCGCAAGTATCTTTAATCGTCGGCATTGGAGCCGTTATGCTGTCAGGTGCAATCGGAGCGCTTCTGGGCTTGCTTGCAGGCTTTTATGGCAAATGGGTAAATGCCATTATTATGAGGGTCGCCGATGCCTTTATCGCTATCCCGGCGATTTTGTTTATGCTCGTTGTACTCGCCGTACTTGGACCGGGACTTGGAACGCTAATCTTCGTTATTGGCGTTACCAACTGGGTCTCCTATGCGCGGGTTGTCCGCGGGGAAGTGCTCAGCGTAAAGGAACGGGATTTTGTAAAAGCTGCAAGAGCGCTAGGCGCACGGAATGGGCGAATTATTTTCACCCATATTTTGCCGAATGTACTGTCATCCTTTATCATTATTTCCACGATGAGCGTGGCTACAACGATTATTATGGAAGCGTCACTTAGCTTTCTAGGGCTTGGCATTAAGCCGCCTGCCGTTTCCTGGGGCGGGATGCTGAGCGATGGTCGCCAATATTTGGCTACAAGCTGGTGGGTCGCTACTTTTCCGGGGCTTGCCATTACGATTACGGTTCTAGGCGTTATCTTTTTCGGAGATTGGCTTCGCGATATGCTGGACCCTCGCATGAAATCGAAGGAATAA
- a CDS encoding dipeptide ABC transporter ATP-binding protein: MNQRGFNAAPLLEVKDLRKHYPLKRGLFARGNEYVRAVDGLNFTINQGETLGIVGESGCGKSTTGEMVAQLLEPSSGEIWFEGRRLTGMNEQDIRQVRRELQIVFQDPYASLNPRMTVKDIVGEPLKIHGLAKGRELQSEVVQLLETVGLGAHQLDRYPHEFSGGQRQRIGIARALALKPKLIVCDEPVSALDVSIQAQILNLLKSLQQQFSLTYIFIAHGLPSVKHISDRIAVMYLGRIVELADRDDLFARPKHPYTQALLSAVPVPDPTIRKERIVLSGELPSAVNPPTGCAFHPRCPYVQPICKIEAPALEPSGSRHMAACHFPLN, encoded by the coding sequence ATGAACCAGAGAGGCTTTAATGCGGCGCCCCTGCTGGAAGTGAAAGATTTGCGAAAGCATTACCCCTTGAAGCGGGGCTTGTTTGCCCGAGGCAATGAGTATGTCCGTGCAGTGGATGGCCTCAATTTCACGATTAATCAAGGGGAAACGCTGGGCATCGTCGGCGAGTCCGGCTGTGGCAAATCAACAACGGGCGAGATGGTAGCGCAGCTGCTTGAGCCGTCTTCTGGCGAGATTTGGTTTGAGGGAAGGCGTCTTACGGGAATGAATGAGCAGGACATCCGGCAAGTAAGGCGGGAGCTGCAAATTGTTTTCCAAGATCCATACGCCTCGCTGAATCCAAGAATGACCGTTAAAGATATCGTTGGCGAGCCGCTCAAAATTCATGGTCTGGCGAAAGGGCGCGAGCTGCAAAGCGAGGTAGTCCAGCTGCTGGAAACGGTGGGCCTTGGTGCCCATCAGTTGGACCGTTATCCTCATGAGTTCAGCGGCGGACAGCGCCAGCGAATCGGTATTGCAAGAGCGCTCGCGCTCAAGCCGAAGCTGATCGTCTGCGATGAGCCCGTATCGGCGCTGGACGTATCGATTCAAGCGCAAATTTTAAATTTGCTAAAATCGCTGCAGCAGCAGTTTTCGCTCACTTATATTTTCATCGCCCACGGCTTGCCTTCCGTGAAGCATATTAGCGATCGCATTGCGGTCATGTATTTAGGGAGAATTGTTGAGCTTGCTGATCGTGACGACTTGTTTGCACGGCCGAAGCATCCGTACACGCAGGCTTTGCTGTCGGCCGTTCCTGTGCCTGATCCGACGATCCGCAAGGAACGGATTGTGCTGTCTGGCGAACTGCCAAGCGCTGTCAATCCGCCGACTGGCTGTGCGTTTCATCCTCGCTGCCCTTATGTGCAGCCTATATGCAAAATTGAAGCGCCCGCCCTGGAGCCTTCCGGTTCCAGACACATGGCGGCCTGCCATTTTCCGCTGAACTAG
- a CDS encoding FCD domain-containing protein, translating to MQFEKVSAKKVSDFILEQLEEAIILKDFLAEEQLPTERELAAVFKASRLAVREALSELEGKGLIEKRIGAKGGTFVLPLTINSHQRTREEVRGGWDDMLKVFEYRSIIEPEAAFLAAKRISTAELELLRGFIETSMEEDCTREMFRSLDVKFHLSIAKASGNDYFEKAVRKIRTKINPALDLMPYNENVRRTSYDKHMLLLDALQAGNGNGAKEAMNQHIDETVHAIYARVVVEGDS from the coding sequence ATGCAGTTCGAAAAAGTATCCGCTAAAAAAGTTAGCGATTTTATTTTGGAGCAGCTAGAGGAAGCGATTATCCTTAAAGATTTTCTGGCGGAGGAGCAACTGCCGACGGAACGCGAGCTTGCAGCAGTATTCAAGGCTAGCAGGCTTGCGGTCAGGGAAGCATTATCCGAGCTTGAAGGCAAAGGGCTAATCGAGAAGCGAATTGGAGCCAAGGGCGGCACATTCGTTCTTCCTTTAACGATAAACTCGCACCAGAGAACACGCGAGGAGGTGCGCGGCGGCTGGGACGATATGTTGAAAGTATTCGAGTATCGCTCCATTATAGAGCCGGAAGCGGCTTTCCTTGCTGCTAAGCGGATAAGCACGGCAGAGCTAGAACTGCTGCGGGGTTTTATTGAAACGAGCATGGAAGAGGATTGCACGCGTGAAATGTTCCGCTCCTTGGACGTCAAATTTCACTTGTCGATTGCGAAAGCTTCCGGCAACGATTATTTCGAGAAGGCAGTCAGGAAAATTCGCACCAAAATTAATCCTGCACTGGATTTGATGCCCTATAACGAGAACGTCAGACGGACAAGTTATGACAAGCATATGCTGCTGCTCGATGCGCTTCAAGCCGGCAATGGAAACGGCGCGAAAGAAGCGATGAATCAGCATATCGACGAAACCGTGCATGCGATTTATGCGCGTGTCGTTGTCGAAGGAGACAGTTAA